The following coding sequences are from one Eretmochelys imbricata isolate rEreImb1 chromosome 12, rEreImb1.hap1, whole genome shotgun sequence window:
- the MAF gene encoding transcription factor Maf — protein MASELAMSNSDLPTSPLAMEYVNDFDLMKFEVKKEPVETDRIISQCGRLIAGGSLSSTPMSTPCSSVPPSPSFSAPSPGSGTDQKTHLEDYYWMTGYPQQLNPEALGFSPEDAVEALINSSHHQLQSSFDGYARGQQLAAAAAGAGGSMPGEEMGSAAAVVSAVIAAAAAQNGAPHYHHHHHPAGHHHHQQPGSVQSSSSSSSSSSGGGGGGGGGGGGLHHQHHSSGLHFDDRFSDEQLVTMSVRELNRQLRGVSKEEVIRLKQKRRTLKNRGYAQSCRFKRVQQRHVLESEKNQLLQQVEHLKQEISRLVRERDAYKEKYEKLVSNGFRENGSSSDNPSSPEFFM, from the coding sequence ATGGCATCAGAACTGGCAATGAGCAACTCCGACCTGCCCACCAGTCCCCTGGCCATGGAATATGTTAATGACTTCGATCTGATGAAGTTTGAAGTGAAAAAGGAGCCGGTGGAGACCGATCGCATTATCAGCCAGTGCGGCCGCTTGATCGCTGGGGGATCGCTCTCTTCCACCCCGATGAGCACGCCCTGCAGCTCGGTGCCCCCTTCCCCGAGCTTCTCGGCGCCCAGCCCGGGCTCTGGCACGGACCAGAAGACCCACCTGGAAGATTATTACTGGATGACCGGCTACCCGCAGCAGCTCAACCCAGAGGCGTTGGGATTCAGCCCCGAAGACGCGGTGGAAGCGCTGATCAACAGCAGCCACCACCAGCTCCAGAGCAGCTTCGATGGCTATGCTAGAGGGCAGCAGCTGGCCGCCGCGGCGGCCGGCGCGGGGGGCTCCATGCCCGGGGAAGAGATGGGCTCCGCCGCCGCCGTGGTCTCCGCGGTGATCGCTGCCGCCGCGGCTCAGAACGGGGCgccccactaccaccaccaccaccacccggcggggcaccaccaccaccagcagccgGGCAGCGTgcagtccagcagcagcagcagcagcagcagcagcggcggcggcgggggaggcggcggtggtggagGGGGTCTGCACCACCAGCACCACAGCAGCGGCCTGCATTTCGACGACCGCTTCTCGGATGAGCAGCTGGTGACCATGTCGGTGCGGGAGCTGAACAGGCAGCTCCGGGGGGTGAGCAAGGAAGAGGTGATCCGGCTGAAACAGAAGAGGAGGACCCTCAAAAACAGAGGCTATGCCCAGTCCTGTCGCTTCAAGAGGGTCCAGCAAAGGCACGTCCTGGAGTCAGAGAAGAACCAGCTGCTGCAGCAAGTAGAGCACCTAAAGCAAGAGATCTCCAGGCTGGTCCGGGAGAGGGACGCCTACAAGGAAAAATATGAGAAGCTGGTCAGCAATGGCTTCAGAGAAAACGGATCCAGCAGCGACAACCCTTCCTCTCCAGAGTTTTTCATGTGA